Below is a genomic region from Elstera cyanobacteriorum.
CTCGCCTATATCAATAGCACATCAACCCCCAAGGCTCTGCCTTGGGGGCTTTTTATTGATGTATGTAACAGGGTTGTGAATTATCAATTCTAACGCCTCGGTTTGTGAGGGCAAAAAGATGGAGTTCTATCTTCACTCTTTCGGGGTTCTTAAAGTGATAAACACATCATATAAAATAGTTGCCGCCGAAGAATTTAATTCTGAGCAAAAAGATTTATTAAGAATTCTTTTGAGGGAAACCTGGACGGCGACATATTTGCATCGCTTCCCTAAGGCTGAGTTTGATGACTTAATTTCGACGCTTGATCTACCAAATTTAGACACGATGCTTTCTGGCGATAATATAAAAATCGCCTTCGCCAATGTTGACAATAAAATTGTGGGCAGCGCAATCTTCAAAGAAGTTGGAGCCGTCGCTTATTTATGGGGAATGTATATCTTACCCATTTATCAACGTCACAAAATTGGCTCTGAGCTGTTTCGATCTGTACTTAAATCTGTGCAAGATGCCAAATTTATACAGATATATGTTTTAGAGGAAAGCTACGGAGCTTTGTTGTTTTACGAAACGCTTGGTTTCCAACGACTTTCAACCGACACGATATCGCTGTCTCCGAAATTATCTCTAAGCGCTCTGGTCATGAGAGGAGACGTGAAGATGATGCAAGAGCGCTTATACTTATCTTAATGCTTTGGAATTTTGGACAAAATTTCCTCCAGAACCCCCCGATCCAACTCCCCAATCCGCTCCGCCAACCGGTTCGCCAGTTCCGTTGCCAGCGGGTCCAAGCCCGCCGTGTCGATGGTGACGCGCGGGTGGGAGAGGTCGGCCAAGCGCTGCATGGCTTCCGCATCGTCCCAGATCAGGCCGAAGTAATCGCAGATTTGCCGCACGAGGCCGCGCGACGGGCGGCCCCGGTGGCCGTTTTCCAGCGCCGACAAATAGGCCGGGCTGATTTCCAGCGCGGCGGCCATCGTGCGCAGGGAAACTTTCTTCTGCGCCCGCAAAGCGCGGCAGCGTTCGCCGAAGGGGGTCATCCCCGTTTATCCTCCCGGTCGCGGCGGATCAAAACATAGAAAGCCCCCATGCCGCCATGATGGGGGCGGGCGTGGGTGAGGGCTAGAATCTTGCCCTTCAGCGGCGGCTCGTTGATCCACTGCGGCAGGGCGCGGCGGAGGATACCGCGCTGCTCCGGCTCCGGCCAGGGGCGATGGTCGGGTTTCTCCATCCCCTTGCCGGTGATGACCAGCACGCAGCGCCAGCCCTGCGCCCAGGCCCCCAACAGGAAATCCACCAGCCGGTTATGCGCGGCGGCTTGGGTCATGCCGTGCAGGTCGAGAACCCCGTCAATCTCCCGCTCGCCCTTGGCAAACCGGCGGGCCGTCGCCCGGTCGATATTATCGAGCCGCCCCAGGCGCACGGGCGGCGGGCCTTTGCCCTTCGGCAGGGCGGGATCGGCGGGCTTAACGGGGGCGAGGCGCGGTCCCCCCACTGCGGGCGGGGCCGGATCGACCGGCTTCGGCGCTTCGGCCGGTTTCGCCGGGGCGGGCGGCTCCGGGCGCAGGCGCGCGACCTGCTGGGTCACCTGCTGCCACAGGCTGCGCTCTTCCGCCGTCAGCCCCCGCCGCGACGGGGGGCGCGGGGCGGGCGGCACCTTCTTACCGGCCATCGCCTAGCCCCCCAGGCCCAGCCGGGGGAAAGCCCCTGGCGTGGGGGAAAGCGGGGGGAGCATGCGAACCGGTATCCTTGCTGAAAAAGAAGCGCCGGGGATGCAGATCCCCGGCGGCTTGATACCGTTAAGATCGGGTCCGCGTCACGCCTCGTCAAGAATGAGGATATGCAGCCGACGCGGGCCATGGGCGCCGAGTTGAATGGTCTGCTCGATATCCCCCGTGCGCGACGGGCCGGAAATCATATTCACCGTGCGCGGCACCGGGCCGGTCGCGCGGATCGTATCCCACACATCCTCGTAGCGCCCAGTGATCTGGCTGCGCTTGACCACGGCGATATGCGTATCGGGCAGGAAGTTGAGGCTGGTCGGCGTCGCCGGGCCGGAGGTCAGCACCAGCGTGCCGGTTTCCGCCACCGCACCGACGACCGGCGTGACGGAAACAAGATCGGGATTCTCCGCCTTGCCAAAGCGCACGGTCAGCGTCGGGCGCTCGGCCCACGGCAGGCTTTCCAAGCCGGGCGCGGCCACCAATTCGGCAGGGAGATTCTGGTCCGACAGATAGGTCGCCACCGCCTCCGGCACCTGCGCCGCATCGGGAATATGCGCAACGGTCGCGGCCAGCGCCGTCGCCATCTCCTCGAACAGGATCACGAGGTCGTCGTGCGGCTTTTCCGTGCGGGCGAGGCCGATCTGGCGGCGATGGGCGGACAGGCGCTGACGCAGCCCCGCTTCCGTTGCCGGATCGAGCGCGCCGCGCCCCAGCGACCGCCGGATGGAGCCAAGAATATCGGTACGCGCGCTCATCGCCGACCCCGTTGTTTCGCGTAAAGGGCTTGGAAGGTCTGGCCTTGCGGGGCAGGCATATCGCGCACCCGCGTCCAGCCACCCGCCAGCGGCAGGCTGGTGAAGCGGCCTTTTTTGCGGGACGCGAGGCTTAACCCCGCCGCCAC
It encodes:
- a CDS encoding LutC/YkgG family protein: MSARTDILGSIRRSLGRGALDPATEAGLRQRLSAHRRQIGLARTEKPHDDLVILFEEMATALAATVAHIPDAAQVPEAVATYLSDQNLPAELVAAPGLESLPWAERPTLTVRFGKAENPDLVSVTPVVGAVAETGTLVLTSGPATPTSLNFLPDTHIAVVKRSQITGRYEDVWDTIRATGPVPRTVNMISGPSRTGDIEQTIQLGAHGPRRLHILILDEA
- a CDS encoding Smr/MutS family protein yields the protein MAGKKVPPAPRPPSRRGLTAEERSLWQQVTQQVARLRPEPPAPAKPAEAPKPVDPAPPAVGGPRLAPVKPADPALPKGKGPPPVRLGRLDNIDRATARRFAKGEREIDGVLDLHGMTQAAAHNRLVDFLLGAWAQGWRCVLVITGKGMEKPDHRPWPEPEQRGILRRALPQWINEPPLKGKILALTHARPHHGGMGAFYVLIRRDREDKRG
- a CDS encoding GNAT family N-acetyltransferase, yielding MEFYLHSFGVLKVINTSYKIVAAEEFNSEQKDLLRILLRETWTATYLHRFPKAEFDDLISTLDLPNLDTMLSGDNIKIAFANVDNKIVGSAIFKEVGAVAYLWGMYILPIYQRHKIGSELFRSVLKSVQDAKFIQIYVLEESYGALLFYETLGFQRLSTDTISLSPKLSLSALVMRGDVKMMQERLYLS
- a CDS encoding helix-turn-helix domain-containing protein yields the protein MTPFGERCRALRAQKKVSLRTMAAALEISPAYLSALENGHRGRPSRGLVRQICDYFGLIWDDAEAMQRLADLSHPRVTIDTAGLDPLATELANRLAERIGELDRGVLEEILSKIPKH